In Aspergillus nidulans FGSC A4 chromosome II, a single window of DNA contains:
- a CDS encoding uncharacterized protein (transcript_id=CADANIAT00004870): MSSTTEKDTAEKPAETWHVDAVQPVTETETETNASSISDEGAVNALLILACIAFGSASFVFGFDDKVISPLAALTAFVRPPTPALSIDEHSQSQVQDFQGPNPVDGTLVLTARNQNLVFSVPLVGSIVGGVAASPLNNFLGRKWPLIGAYVVSIGGGFLQLFAKNLAQFVIGRFLNAITIGVANATAPLYLSEVVPPSMRGRSVTSINILSLLAGVISTIIVNETKDLDGHLQYMIPLAIQCALPVVILVATVFLPESPQWLVSKGRMEEAHRNLRKLRGSKMSDATVAEELRVMQLCEENERALSANVRFWEIFNRENLQRTLTAGSFYSFNQISGIILSTTYTTVFLTQLGVGDAFTFTVIASCCTLAGTLAAPLVIDRFGRRPTAFVGMSVLLLIDITAGSLAFNTGSESFVLGIAALGFIFNFFWGAGFYSLSALMPSEIATPKLRNHTMAYTIACAQTTAVITTFAVPQLTSADAAGLGAKTYLVFAGCMAFVLVFVYFFMPETKGRTFAEVDEMYDAGIPMWKWRNYKTATAARIGGKEGA, translated from the coding sequence ATGTCTTCGACCACCGAGAAGGACACGGCCGAAAAGCCTGCTGAGACCTGGCATGTGGACGCCGTCCAGCCAGTGActgagacggagacggaAACCAATGCCTCGTCTATCTCAGATGAAGGCGCGGTCAATGCGCTCCTGATCCTCGCATGCATCGCGTTTGGATCTGCCTCGTTTGTCTTTGGATTCGACGACAAGGTCATTTCGCCATTGGCGGCCTTGACTGCATTTGTAAGACCGCCTACACCAGCCCTTTCTATTGACGAGCACTCACAATCGCAGGTGCAAGACTTCCAGGGCCCCAATCCCGTTGACGGCACGCTGGTCCTGACGGCACGCAATCAGAACCTGGTCTTCTCTGTTCCCCTCGTCGGCTCCATCGTCGGTGGCGTAGCAGCGTCTCCTCTGAACAACTTCCTTGGCCGCAAATGGCCGCTTATCGGTGCATACGTCGTCTCCATTGGTGGCGGGTTCCTGCAACTCTTCGCGAAGAACCTCGCTCAGTTTGTTATCGGCCGGTTCCTCAACGCCATTACTATCGGTGTCGCCAATGCAACCGCCCCGTTGTACCTTTCCGAGGTTGTACCCCCATCCATGCGCGGCCGCAGCGTGACCTCGATCAATATTCTCTCTCTGCTAGCTGGCGTGATCTCGACAATCATAGTCAACGAGACCAAAGATCTGGACGGACACCTTCAGTACATGATCCCGCTTGCCATCCAATGCGCGCTTCCCGTCGTGATCCTCGTGGCAACCGTCTTCCTCCCTGAAAGCCCGCAGTGGCTCGTTTCCAAAGGCCGCATGGAAGAAGCACACCGTAATCTGCGGAAGCTCCGCGGTTCCAAAATGTCCGACGCCACCGTCGCTGAGGAACTCCGCGTCATGCAACTCTGCGAGGAGAATGAGCGCGCCCTCTCAGCCAACGTCCGGTTCTGGGAGATCTTTAACCGCGAGAACCTCCAGCGTACTCTCACCGCAGGGTCCTTCTACTCCTTCAACCAGATCTCCGGTATCATCCTCTCCACCACATACACGACCGTCTTTCTCACCCAGCTCGGCGTCGGCGACGCATTCACCTTCACCGTCATTGCATCCTGCTGTACGCTTGCTGGGACGCTGGCCGCGCCGCTCGTCATCGACCGCTTTGGTCGCCGTCCAACAGCTTTTGTCGGCATGTCcgtcctccttctcatcgacATCACAGCTGGCAGCCTCGCCTTTAACACCGGCTCCGAATCCTTTGTGCTAGGAATCGCCGCGCTTGGATTCATATTCAACTTCTTTTGGGGTGCCGGCTTCTACTCGCTGTCTGCGTTGATGCCGTCTGAGATCGCGACACCGAAGCTCCGCAACCATACCATGGCGTATACAATCGCGTGCGCGCAGACCACGGCGGTGATCACGACCTTTGCTGTGCCGCAGTTGACGTCGGCGGATGCGGCGGGGCTGGGCGCGAAAACGTATCTGGTGTTTGCCGGATGTATGGCTTTTGTGCTAGTTTTTGTGTACTTTTTTATGCCTGAGACGAAGGGCCGGACATTCGCGGAGGTGGATGAGATGTATGACGCTGGAATTCCGATGTGGAAGTGGCGCAATTATAAGActgcgacggcggcgagGATCGGTGGGAAAGAGGGTGCATGA
- a CDS encoding glycylpeptide N-tetradecanoyltransferase swoF (transcript_id=CADANIAT00004867), whose product MSDSKDSKGKAPQKPNDAEQTPGGKLTPQAAEALLENNPSLKNELGGLDKDKALEALRKMDISELLTGLSLTGKNKKDMAAFKFWQTQPVPRFDEAASNAAGGPIKMIDPEKVSKEPDALIEGFEWTTLDLTNEEELRELWDLLTYHYVEDDNAMFRFRYSKSFLHWALMSPGWRKEWHVGVRATKSRKLVASISGVPTQIRVRGQKIKVTEINFLCIHKKLRSKRLAPVLIKEITRRCYLNGIYQAIYTAGVVLPTPVSSCRYYHRPLDWLKLYEVGFSPLPRGSTKARQITKNHLPSHTSTPNLRPMEAKDVDAVHDLLERYLNQFDIHQAFTREEIDHWLVYKESPQKEQVIWSYVVEDPETHKITDFFSFYNLESTVIQHPKHDCVRAAYLYYYATETAFLDDQKALKNRLQMLMNDALILAKKAQFDVFNALTSHHNPLFLEQLKFGAGDGQLHFYLYNYRTAPIAGGVNEKNLPDENRMGGVGVVML is encoded by the exons atgtcAGACTCAAAAGACTCCAAGGGCAAGGCCCCTCAG AAGCCCAACGATGCGGAACAGACACCGGGCGGAAAGCTGACCCCGCAGGCGGCCGAGGCACTATTGGAAAACAATCCCTCCCTGAAGAACGAGCTCGGTGGGTTAGATAAGGACAAGGCTTTGGAAGCATTGCGCAAGATGGATATATCTGAACTTCTGACCGGGCTTTCTTTGACcgggaagaacaagaaggatATGGCCGCGTTTAAGTTCTGGCAGACGCAACCCGTACCCCGCTTCGACGAAGCCGCCAGCAATGCTGCCGGTGGGCCGATTAAGATGATCGACCCTGAGAAGGTATCGAAGGAGCCGGATGCGTTGATTGAGGGCTTCGAGTGGACCACCCTGGACTTGACGAACGAGGAGGAACTTCGGGAGCTCTGGGACCTACTCACATACCACTATGTTGAGGACGATAATGCTATGTTTCGGTTCAGATACTCCAAGTCCTTTTTGCACTG GGCGCTCATGTCGCCGGGTTGGCGCAAAGAATGGCACGTGGGTGTTCGTGCGACCAAGTCGCGCAAGTTGGTGGCTTCAATTTCTGGTGTCCCAACTCAAATTCGCGTACGCGGCCAAAAGATTAAAGTCACAGAGATCAATTTCCTCTGCATTCACAAAAAGCTGCGGTCCAAGCGACTGGCCCCTGTCCTCATCAAGGAGATCACACGCCGTTGCTACTTGAATGGCATCTACCAGGCTATCTATACTGCCGGTGTTGTTCTCCCAACACCTGTTTCGTCCTGTCGTTATTATCACCGCCCGCTCGACTGGCTGAAGCTTTACGAGGTCGgcttttctcctcttcccaggGGATCTACCAAAGCTCGTCAAATTACCAAGAACCATCTTCCTAGCCACACATCGACACCCAACCTTCGACCAATGGAAGCTAAAGATGTTGACGCCGTTCATGATCTACTGGAGCGTTATTTGAACCAGTTTGATATTCACCAAGCCTTTACCCGCGAGGAAATTGACCATTGGCTTGTCTACAAAGAATCCCCTCAAAAGGAACAGGTTATCTGGTCGTACGTGGTGGAGGACCCCGAAACTCACAAGATTACGGATTTCTTCTCATTCTATAATCTCGAGTCTACGGTGATCCAACATCCTAAGCACGACTGTGTTCGCGCGGCATATCTCTACTATTACGCCACCGAGACAGCCTTCTTGGACGACCAGAAAGCTCTCAAGAACAGACTTCAGATGTTGATGAACGACGCTTTAATCTTAGCTAAGAAG GCCCAATTCGACGTATTCAACGCACTCACTTCGCACCACAACCCGCTCTTCCTGGAACAACTCAAGTTCGGTGCCGGTGACGGCCAGCTCCACTTCTACCTTTACAACTACCGAACCGCCCCCATCGCCGGAGGGGTCAATGAGAAAAACTTGCCCGACGAAAATCGGATGGGTGGTGTGGGCGTTGTTATGCTCtag
- a CDS encoding glycoside hydrolase family 32 protein (transcript_id=CADANIAT00004869): MPGAMSTPSKPTAPAFTRWRPKFHLLAPSNWLNDPCGPGYDPCTGRYHLAYQWNPKDNEWGDICWGRATSCDLVSWEIDPEPCLAPSAPYDSKGIFTGCFQSTNLQGQQDGTLTYFYTSVKSLPIHYTLPYSNGCETLSIALSRDAGRTWERHAQNPILPGPPAGLQVYGWRDPFVCSWPSAPESVREAARQVVGEGDVMYGFISGGLVNKTPTVFVYAITRNTLTEWKYVGILLDVGLNYTLSRWSGDLGVNWEVSNLVTLTNKEGTSRDFLIMGVEGCIPSPDPNRPAARDRRIQRSQLWTCIKQNETRGQTQTALMQTSFGGIFDSGLFYAANSFFDPVTQRQVVFGWITEEDLPDTTRKEQGWSGLVSLPRTLTLQTIHCVKRARSTTSLGDITSVEAVPDEQGTYTVHTLGVELDPRVEELRKGARVLTREALDLSFNVDEAGTVMAATTSTQSSGCFVPLDTTRWEVDAEIAVGRKCSRVGMVIFHDEDYTAKTTLFWDPVHETFQVERPRPSNINPDINHAPEVTPHTLFTYTNPATTTNDNTASEIETEEPLRIHALFDSSVLEVFVNGRTAITTRIYHSGGRTKTDGPKCVGVQFFADAENAGCDADAHAHSGGGAGGKEAPARLIHATIWDSLACL; encoded by the exons ATGCCCGGTGCCATGTCTACACCATCCAAACCGACCGCGCCGGCATTCACAAGATGGAGGCCTAAGTTCCATCTCCTCGCACCCAGTAACTGGCTCAACGACCCCTGCGGCCCTGGCTACGATCCCTGCACAGGAAGATACCACCTTGCGTACCAATGGAATCCTAAGGATAACGAATGGGGCGACATCTGCTGGGGTCGCGCAACGTCATGCGATCTAGTCTCATGGGAAATCGACCCAGAACCCTGTCTTGCGCCGTCTGCACCCTACGACAGCAAAGGGATCTTCACAGGATGCTTCCAGTCGACCAACCTCCAGGGCCAGCAAGACGGCACACTTACTTACTTCTACACTTCTGTAAAAAGCCTTCCAATTCACTATACCCTTCCTTACTCGAACGGATGCGAGACCCTGAGTATCGCGCTGTCCCGAGATGCAGGACGCACGTGGGAAAGACACGCGCAGAACCCCATACTCCCTGGCCCACCGGCCGGTTTACAGGTCTACGGCTGGAGAGACCCGTTTGTATGTTCCTGGCCATCTGCACCGGAGAGTGTCCGTGAGGCGGCGCGGCAAGTGGTAGGGGAAGGGGACGTCATGTACGGGTTCATCTCGGGTGGTCTAGTCAATAAAACGCCGACGGTCTTTGTGTACGCGATTACACGAAACACTCTCACAGAGTGGAAATACGTCGGGATCCTCCTGGACGTCGGGCTCAATTATACCCTGTCCCGCTGGTCCGGCGATCTCGGTGTGAACTGGGAAGTCTCAAATCTCGTCACGTTGACAAACAAGGAAGGCACTTCACGCGATTTTCTAATCATGGGCGTGGAGGGATGCATTCCGAGCCCAGACCCAAATCGCCCAGCCGCCCGAGATCGCCGCATCCAACGCTCCCAGCTCTGGACTTGCATCAAGCAAAACGAAACCCGGGGCCAAACACAGACTGCTTTGATGCAAACCTCCTTCGGTGGCATTTTCGATAGTGGACTTTTCTATGCGGCTAATTCCTTCTTCGACCCCGTCACCCAGCGACAGGTCGTGTTCGGTTGGATCACAGAGGAAGATCTGCCCGACACGACGCGGAAAGAGCAAGGATGGAGCGGGCTGGTCTCGTTGCCGCGCACGCTTACACTTCAGACGATTCACTGCGTAAAGCGCGCGCGCTCAACGACTTCATTAGGCGACATTACCTCCGTCGAAGCCGTACCGGATGAGCAGGGGACGTACACCGTTCATACGCTGGGCGTGGAGCTTGATCCACGTGTTGAGGAGTTGCGGAAAGGTGCGAGGGTACTTACGCGTGAGGCCTTGGATTTGTCCTTTAATGTCGACGAGGCGGGTACGGTTATGGCAGCGACCACAAGTACACAGAGCAGCGGCTGCTTTGTCCCCTTGGACACGACGAGGTGGGAGGTTGATGCGGAGATTGCGGTTGGAAGGAAATGTAGCCGGGTTGGAATGGTTATTTTCCACGACGAAG ATTACACTGCCAAAACGACTCTTTTCTGGGACCCTGTGCATGAGACATTCCAGGTTGAACGTCCACGTCCATCTAATATCAACCCCGACATCAACCACGCCCCAGAAGTCACCCCGCATACACTATTCACATACACTAACCCAGCCACGACCACCAACGACAACACCGCGTCAGAAATAGAAACAGAAGAACCCCTGCGCATCCATGCTCTCTTCGACAGTAGTGTGCTTGAGGTCTTCGTTAACGGCCGCACAGCGATAACCACTCGGATTTATCATTCCGGGGGCCGAACAAAAACTGATGGTCCCAAATGTGTTGGGGTTCAATTTTTCGCAGATGCTGAGAATGCAGGCTGTGATGCTGATGCTCATGCTCATAGTGggggtggagctggaggtaaAGAGGCGCCAGCGAGACTCATCCATGCTACAATTTGGGATAGTTTGGCTTGTTTATAG
- a CDS encoding tetrahydrofolate synthase (transcript_id=CADANIAT00004866) yields MSRDYKAAISALNSLQSNFAIVKEFNKPETRHALNLRSLPETVEWLRRIGYQPSDLNRLNPIHVAGTKGKGSTSSFISSILYQFTPSQSSSPVFNKVGLYTSPHLRFARERIRINNEPLSEELFAQYFFEVWDRLDDAARAAGEDPNNLQTKPQYFRYLTLMAFHTYLSEGVDAAVIECGIGGEYDCTNVIEQPAATAITSLGIDHVALLGNTIEEIAWHKGGIIKANTKAFSAPQPPSAEKVLRERAANKHTELEFVSSHPDLKKNGDIKLGLAGDFQYGNAALAVATAGEVLKKVGKLDISAGFREQSLPAEFRKGLEQAQLEGRCQTRKEENVIWYIDGGHTQESIKLAGQWFASQIKADSSSEASAAKKLRVLIFNQQTRDSNALAQSLHETLESALGSKTPFTHAIFCTNVTYKETGYRPDLVSMNQDGAAVEKLQVQKALAEKWNSIDPSAEVKVFATIEEAIDFTRDLASREENRIEGDETPIMTFVTGSLHLVGGVLDVIETKPYSKKL; encoded by the exons ATGTCTCGCGATTACAAA GCTGCAATTTCAGCCCTCAACTCGCTGCAGTCCAACTTCGCAATAGTTAAGGAATTCAACAAACCTGAAACTAGACATGCTCTCAATCTTCGGTCGCTTCCTGAGACCGTCGAATGGCTGCGTCGCATCGGATACCAG CCTTCTGACCTGAATCGCCTCAATCCAATCCATGTTGCCGGCACGAAAGGCAAAGGCTCGACCTCCAgtttcatctcctccatcctctaTCAATTTACGCCTTCGCAATCATCTTCACCGGTATTCAACAAGGTCGGCCTGTATACCTCTCCCCACTTGCGATTCGCCCGCGAACGCATCAGAATCAACAATGAACCTCTTTCCGAAGAACTGTTCGCTCAATACTTCTTTGAAGTGTGGGACCGCCTTGATGACGCTGCCCGAGCGGCCGGGGAAGATCCAAACAACCTACAGACGAAGCCCCAATATTTCAGGTATCTCACGCTGATGGCCTTCCATACCTATCTGAGTGAGGGCGTGGATGCAGCCGTTATCGAATGTGGAATCGGTGGAGAATATGATTGTACCAATGTCATTGAACAACCAGCCGCCACAGCGATTACAAGCTTGGGGATCGACCATGTTGCTCTTCTGGGGAATACGATTGAGGAGATCGCATGGCACAAAGGCGGCATCATAAAGGCGAACACTAAAGCTTTCAGCGCGCCCCAACCGCCAAGCGCGGAGAAGGTTTTACGTGAACGTGCTGCCAACAAGCACACTGAGCTGGAATTCGTGTCCAGTCATCCCGATCTAAAGAAAAATGGCGATATTAAACTCGGCCTAGCTGGTGACTTTCAATATGGCAACGCTGCGCTGGCTGTTGCCACTGCTGGAGAAGTCCTTAAGAAGGTAGGGAAGCTGGATATcagcgctggcttcagaGAGCAGTCCCTCCCTGCGGAGTTTCGCAAAGGTCTTGAACAGGCACAATTAGAGGGAAGATGTCAGACCaggaaggaggaaaacgTCATCTGGTATATAGACGGAGGTCACACGCAGGAAAGCATCAAGCTAGCCGGTCAGTGGTTCGCATCACAAATCAAGGCAGACTCTTCGTCGgaagcttcagcagcgaagaagctACGGGTCCTGATCTTCAACCAGCAGACTCGCGATAGCAACGCGCTGGCCCAGTCTCTTCACGAGACCCTCGAATCTGCCCTTGGCTCTAAGACGCCATTTACTCATGCAATTTTCTGCACAAATGTCACCTACAAAGAAACCGGGTATCGGCCCGACCTTGTCAGCATGAACCAAGATGGCGCGGCCGTGGAGAAGTTGCAGGTTCAAAAGGCACTCGCAGAGAAATGGAATAGCATTGACCCCTCTGCAGAGGTTAAGGTCTTTGCGACTATCGAAGAAGCTATCGATTTTACCCGTGACCTGGCTTCAAGGGAGGAGAACCGTATCGAGGGCGATGAAACTCCAATCATGACCTTTGTGACTGGAAGTCTACATCTTGTCGGAGGTGTTCTTGATGTTATCGAAACGAAGCCATACTCTAAAAAGCTTTGA
- a CDS encoding putative phosphoinositide phosphatase (Sac1) (transcript_id=CADANIAT00004865), translating into MVTSILPFRDINLHASPAHYAFTSPSSPDAPTLVVERPTGDLRLSNGSLSGAKRISSIAGILGIIKLKLDKYIIVITKAQPMGRLRGQMIYKVAGTEFLPLRERPLHDHDEDAYLTMLKELLRTGPMYFSYTLDITNSFQRQSQSDMSLPMWKRADDRFFWNRFIQSDLIDFSLGEHNTTSVRYGPQPGVDPYILPVIFGMLRITPAKVKSTTFTFALITRRSRHRAGTRYFSRGIDEQGNVSNYNETEQIVILNDATGGLSGFAGGQTITKEKPADLGQDPQVMSFVQTRGSVPVFWAEVNNLKYTPKLQVRGVETAVQAARKHFAEQIRLYGDNYLVNLVNQKGREERVKNAYEQLIRILVSSPNELTEADDESSEKLHVLEPDHPQKEMDRLHYVYFDFHNETKGLRWHRAELLMDRLINGLNQGGYFRGLENPGAAGGQLEARALQSSVVRTNCMDCLDRTNVVQSMLGRWALTRQLTEAGVLRPGEAANDDQEFEDLFRNIWADNADVVSKAYSGTGALKTDFTRTGQRTRAGMVQDLSNSITRYVRNNFLDGPRQDGFDVFLGAYLPPESTLGNLRIFVDRRPLIIQSIPYIFAAGLFMIIIALFTRRLPDAAVWPLRLFVVFWLLISGWCARFMLAHGMLYVNWPKLNTPAAGSEGYQDALIKARSDPVIGQLLPSRRHQRGYSNARLGFLEEGKTRIE; encoded by the exons ATGGTCACTTCTATCCTCCCTTTTCGCGATATCAACCTTCACGCATCTCCCGCTCATTATGCCTTTacttcgccgtcttcgcctgATGCTCCAACGCTAGTGGTCGAACGTCCAACGGGCGACTTGCGCTTGAGCAATGGCTCATTGTCAGGTGCAAAGCGTATCTCTAGTATCGCCGGGATTCTCGGTATCATCAAGTTGAAGCTTG ACAAGTACATCATTGTCATCACCAAGGCCCAACCCATGGGCCGGCTGCGCGGCCAAATGATATACAAGGTTGCCGGTACTGAGTTTCTTCCACTCCGCGAGCGCCCGCTGCACGATCATGACGAAGATGCCTACTTGACTATGTTGAAGGAACTGCTACGAACAGGGCCTATGTATTTCTCCTACACCTTGGACATCACGAACAGCTTCCAGCGCCAGTCACAAAGCGATATGAGCCTGCCAATGTGGAAACGAGCCGACGATCGCTTCTTCTGGAACCGGTTCATTCAGTCAGATCTGATTGACTTCAGTTTGGGTGAACATAATACGACGTCCGTTCGTTATGGTCCGCAACCCGGCGTTGATCCTTATATCCTACCAGTCATATTTGGGATGCTGCGTATCACACCGGCTAAGGTTAAATCTACCACTTTTACGTTTGCTCTCATTACTCGGAGGTCGAGGCATAGGGCTGGCACAAGATATTTCTCCCGCGGAATTGACGAGCAAGGAAATGTCTCGAATTATAACGAAACAGAACAAATCGTTATCCTCAACGATGCCACCGGCGGTCTTTCTGGGTTTGCTGGAGGCCAAACCATAACCAAAGAAAAGCCTGCAGATTTGGGACAAGATCCACAAGTAATGTCATTTGTGCAGACCCGAGGCAGTGTTCCCGTATTTTGGGCAGAGGTCAACAACCTAAAATACACCCCCAAACTCCAAGTGCGCGGAGTGGAAACCGCCGTCCAAGCCGCACGCAAGCACTTCGCCGAGCAGATTAGATTGTATGGTGATAATTACCTTGTTAACCTCGTGAAtcagaagggaagagaggaacgTGTCAAGAATGCCTACGAGCAGCTGATTCGTATCCTGGTGTCTTCACCAAACGAATTGACCGAGGCGGATGATGAATCCTCGGAGAAGCTACATGTCCTGGAGCCGGACCATCCACAAAAGGAGATGGATCGTCTCCATTACGTCTACTTTGACTTCCATAATGAGACGAAGGGTCTCAGGTGGCATCGTGCGGAGCTGCTAATGGATCGCCTTATCAACGGCCTAAACCAGGGCGGTTATTTCCGCGGCCTAGAAAACCCGGGTGCTGCTGGTGGGCAGCTCGAAGCAAGAGCCCTCCAAAGCAGCGTCGTGCGGACGAACTGCATGGACTGTTTGGATCGCACGAACGTCGTCCAGAGTATGCTCGGTCGCTGGGCTCTAACGAGACAGCTCACGGAAGCGGGAGTCCTTCGTCCCGGAGAAGCGGCAAACGATGATCAAGAGTTCGAGGACTTATTCCGTAACATTTGGGCGGATAATGCCGATGTAGTCTCCAAGGCATATTCAGGCACAGGCGCCTTGAAGACTGACTTCACTCGTACTGGCCAACGGACGAGAGCCGGCATGGTTCAGGATCTGAGCAACTCAATCACTCGTTATGTGCGGAACAACTTCCTAGATGGCCCACGTCAGGATGGGTTTGATGTTTTCTTGGGGGCTTATCTTCCCCCGGAATCAACTCTGGGAAATCTCCGGATCTTTGTCGATCGTCGGCCGCTCATCATCCAATCTATTCCATACATTTTCGCCGCGGGCCTCTTTATGATCATTATTGCCCTATTCACACGACGACTCCCCGATGCAGCCGTCTGGCCCTTGCGCTTATTCGTCGTTTTCTGGCTGCTAATTTCTGGCTGGTGTGCTCGTTTCATGCTTGCACACGGGATGCTCTAT GTAAACTGGCCGAAGCTCAACACGCCCGCCGCGGGCTCAGAAGGCTATCAAGATGCGCTTATCAAGGCTCGCTCTGATCCAGTCATCGGGCAACTCCTTCCATCCAGAAGACACCAGAGAGGATATAGCAATGCTCGCCTTGGTTtcctggaagaaggaaagaccAGGATCGAGTAG
- a CDS encoding TLD domain-containing protein (transcript_id=CADANIAT00004868) — translation MGVGQSHEDAGYTSPDLTPNLFPSSKNKSDADAEQLSLKLAERFATKCFTPLELTHFKDNFYQRATEQGGLKYWNEKTLSDFLSIPDHSDSHCPLDAGPVIFRMASYLGAFPFQNSLAPSVLTLEALIKVVVLLTERYGKVLRRGQKNRIRLLFGSLADVARKEIEKPAENEGKEEDIPAPSQTRGFDIDAPANDNYDEDDEDDLALAALESLDAIEVFKHDSRIDKRVYEARISLSTFRRLLMLLLVIAPLKPLEDISNYTVDLNETRMLSVREEADSILAAFEQEASGGISYKTFADTITSSFPYLFDPLTPLFEHLLFSKNLDFSQHRGSDTTEAEQMSQPVKSSLASITLPGSFESTILSPSIISHLSFFLPSTSDNQNLLHGNVRLHPVFSIAAHGSSLTSFSHNVLTWQSGTLFLLYGQDTDTGDMLTLGAYLPQPWKSPTTSQSTSDFSSSVLPCLFLLSPYHILLRGNPSPSVVDKPNTPTAYFSTHHGIAIGCRIPPSSRTQKLPPTPLGAGSLVIGTSLESAELHISPFGHDGVFLPPGAQPTKSKSETNIDIYNLEVWGLVPGSNPNGSSSLQKSAVELQQASWDFEAREAERRRHVNLSAGAGDSALEQARWLLETAGVIGDSSGTGRCSRQYGVVTMCYQ, via the exons ATGGGAGTGGGACAATCGCATGAAGATGCTGGCTATACTTCTCCAG ACCTGACGCCGAATTTGTTCCCATCATCGAAGAATAAGTCTGATGCAGACGCAGAGCAATTGAGCCTGAAACTAGCGGAGCGCTTTGCAACAAAATGCTTTACCCCACTAGAGCTCACCCACTTCAAGGACAACTTCTATCAGCGGGCGACAGAGCAGGGAGGGCTCAAGTACTGGAATGAGAAGACGCTCTCAGACTTCCTGAGTATCCCGGATCACAGTGATTCTCATTGCCCTCTGGATGCTGGGCCAGTTATCTTCCGCATGGCGTCGTATCTTGGGGCTTTCCCTTTCCAGAATTCGCTAGCACCTAGCGTTCTCACGTTAGAGGCTTTGATAAAGGTGGTCGTGCTACTAACGGAGCGATATGGCAAAGTCCTCCGGCGAGGCCAAAAAAATAGAATCAGGTTACTTTTCGGAAGTCTAGCTGATGTCGCCcggaaggagattgagaagccTGCTGAGAATgaagggaaggaagaagatatacCGGCCCCTTCACAAACCCGTGGCTTTGATATCGATGCGCCGGCCAACGATAActatgatgaagatgatgaggatgatcttgCACTCGCTGCTTTGGAATCACTTGATGCTATCGAGGTCTTCAAGCACGACTCGCGCATAGACAAGAGGGTCTATGAGGCGCGCATCTCTTTGAGCACGTTCCGTCGTCTCCTGATGCTCTTGCTTGTGATCGCGCCATTGAAGCCTTTAGAGGATATTTCAAACTATACGGTTGATCTGAATGAGACACGAATGCTCTCTgttcgagaagaagctgacaGTATCCTGGCCGCTTTTGAGCAAGAGGCCTCTGGAGGAATCAGCTATAAAACATTCGCAGATACAATCACTAGCTCTTTTCCATATCTATTCGACCCTTTGACGCCATTATTTGAGCACCTTCTCTTCAGCAAGAATCTAGACTTTTCCCAGCATCGTGGAAGCGATACTACCGAAGCGGAACAAATGTCGCAACCGGTAAAAAGCTCACTCGCGTCAATCACACTTCCAGGAAGCTTCGAATCAACTATTCTGAGCCCAAGTATCATATCTcacctttccttcttcctcccttcaACTTCAGACAACCAGAACCTCCTACACGGCAACGTCCGCCTTCACCCTGTCTTCTCAATCGCAGCGCATGGTTCCTCTCTAACCTCATTCTCCCACAACGTTCTCACCTGGCAATCAGGCaccctcttccttctctatgGACAAGACACTGATACAGGAGACATGCTCACACTGGGTGCATATCTCCCTCAACCTTGGAAATCGCCAACCACAAGCCAAAGCACCTCCGACTTCTCATCATCCGTCCTCCCCTGCCTCTTCCTTCTATCACCATATCACATCCTTCTACGGGGTAACCCCTCACCTTCCGTCGTTGACAAACCAAACACACCCACCGCATACTTCTCAACTCATCACGGCATTGCCATTGGCTGCCGAATACCACCGTCCTCGCGCACCCAAAAGCTGCCGCCCACGCCCCTCGGCGCCGGGAGTCTCGTGATTGGGACGAGCCTTGAGTCCGCTGAACTCCACATCTCCCCTTTCGGCCATGACGGCGTCTTCCTGCCCCCAGGCGCGCAGCCAACTAAATCCAAATCAGAGACAAATATCGACATCTACAACCTCGAAGTATGGGGTCTAGTGCCGGGTTCCAATCCCAATggatcatcatcattgcaAAAAAGCGCCGTGGAGCTCCAGCAAGCAAGCTGGGACTTCGAAGCTAGAGAGGCAGAACGCAGACGCCATGTCAATCTGAGTGCTGGGGCAGGGGACTCGGCTCTCGAGCAGGCGAGGTGGTTGTTGGAGACTGCGGGGGTAATTGGGGATAGTAGCGGTACGGGAAG GTGTAGTAGGCAGTACGGCGTTGTCACAATGTGTTATCAATAG